From one Mytilus galloprovincialis chromosome 13, xbMytGall1.hap1.1, whole genome shotgun sequence genomic stretch:
- the LOC143057577 gene encoding uncharacterized protein LOC143057577 translates to MPRRKFCCSFCHISFRSIWKLNTHHNLHMQHPPVACNLCPFKFTHYGELGIHIRQAHSDDIITRFVEFTKRNFIKNIQLMETNTNSDSDWLNTSREQTGITSCEEVQCLEKDYRRVKEDHQYKDESRVKRECECMDESGISFTKEINERIEQNGNEASNNENRLREPNLNGISKDCINDGKRKDVNTFVTARPITYNRRVTDSTDDCRSDVNTFVTARPIPYFDNRRVGDSTDDCRSDVNRERCQVSFRLLGNLESKTKGKHHMNAYSVDKVPATSNKYTELQKMKSVHVNIEPLRYPQRRVCNDPPSSETCQHSKTSKQIKEIAQLTVHDEIRSTGHTEWTEAIHRLKRSFRKKRKRDKEAKFISDPESFSNWLTANLPVDGIICGCGRHLKTVKAITVHLHRKSRSALKNVKIFKKSIVYNP, encoded by the exons ATGCCTCGACGAAAATTTTGCTGTTCATTCTGTCATATTTCGTTTAGAAGTATTTGGAAATTAAACACTCATCATAACTTACATATGCAACATCCACCAGTGGCCTGTAATCTGTGTCCGTTTAAGTTTACTCATTATGGTGAATTAGGAATTCACATAAGACAAGCGCATTCCGATGATATCATCACCAGGTTTGTCGAATTTACTAAACGgaactttatcaaaaatatacaaCTGATGGAAACGAATACAAATTCTGATTCTGATTGGTTAAACACGTCTCGTGAACAAACCGGAATAACTAGTTGTGAGGAAGTGCAATGTTTAGAAAAAGACTATCGAAGAGTCAAAGAAGACCATCAATATAAGGACGAATCTAGAGTCAAAAGAGAATGCGAATGTATGGACGAATCAGGCATAAGCTTTACCAAAGAAATAAATGAACGCATTGAACAAAACGGGAATGAAGCTTCTAACAACGAAAATCGTTTACGCGAACCTAATCTAAATGGAATCAGTAAAGACTGTATAAATGATGGAAAGAGAAAAGACGTCAATACATTCGTCACAGCTCGGCCGATTACGTATAATAGGAGAGTAACGGATTCCACCGATGATTGCCGATCGGACGTCAATACATTCGTCACagctcggccgattccgtacttTGATAATAGGAGAGTAGGGGATTCAACCGATGATTGCCGATCGGACGTCAATCGTGAGAGATGTCAAGTTTCATTTCGTCTTCTCGGCAATTTAGAAAGCAAAACAAAAGGAAAACATCATATGAATGCTTATTCAGTAGACAAAGTTCCAGCTACTTCGAACAAATACACGGAATTACAGAAAATGAAGTCGGTTCATGTTAATATAGAACCTTTGAGATATCCTCAGCGACGTGTTTGCAATGATCCTCCTTCAAG TGAAACATGTCAACATTCGAAGACTTCAAAACAGATAAAAGAAATTGCACAG CTTACAGTGCATGATGAGATCCGCAGTACAGGACACACAG aatgGACCGAGGCTATACACAGACTAAAACGTAGTTTTAGGAAAAAGAGGAAAAGGGACAAAGAAGCGAAGTTTATAAGTGACCCGGAGTCCTTCTCCAATTGGTTAACAGCAAATTTACCTGTTGATGGGATCATATGTGGCTGCGGAAGACATCTCAAAACAGTCAAAGCGATTACAGTCCACTTACACAGAAAAAGCCGCTCAGCtctcaaaaatgtaaaaattttcaaaaaaagcaTTGTTTATAATCCTTGA